ATTGGCACTTGGTAAATCTACTTTATTCAATACGGGAATAATCTCTAAATCATTCTCTAAAGCTAAATATAAATTAGAAATGGTTTGTGCTTGAATACTTTGTGCAGCATCAACAATTAACAAGGCACCTTCACAGGCCGCAATAGAACGTGAAACTTCATATGAGAAATCTACGTGTCCTGGTGTATCAATAAGATTCAAGACGTATTTTTCTCCTTCATATTCATAATCCATTTGTATGGCGTGCGACTTGATGGTAATACCACGTTCGCGTTCTAAATCCATACTATCTAAAAGTTGTGCTTGTTGTTCGCGTGCTGTTACGGAACCAGTAGCATCCAATAAACGATCTGCTAAGGTGCTTTTTCCGTGATCAATATGTGCAATAATGCAAAAATTTCTAATGTTCTTCATAACCTGTTATCTAGCATGGTAACTAATTGGCAAATATAATTGTTTTATTATGCATTAAATATATATAACAAATAATCTTAATATATTATTTACGGGAAAACCGTAATTCCAAGTGGAAAAGTCTTTTTATATTGCGATTCCAAAATATTTATGATGAATAATAAGTTATTTTTCACACTCATTATCTTTACTTTATATAGTTCTTTTTCTGCTTTTTCGCAAAATTTTTCAGTTTCGGGAAAATTAATCGATCTGCAAAAACAGCCAATAGCTTATGCTAATATTTTGTTGCTTTCTAGTCAGGATTCTACCGCAGTAAAAGGCACGACGACTTTAGATGACGGTTCATTTATTATAGAAAATGTGTCAACCGAAAACTATACTCTTAAAATAAGTTTTGTGGGTTTTAAGGACGTTTTACTACCAATTCAAGTCATAAATACGGATTTAGTTATTCAAAATATTACCTTGGAAGAAGCTGCTGAAGCTCTTAATGAAGTTTCTATTTTGGCCAAAAAACCAACGCTAAAAAAAGAAGTAGATCGTTTGGTTTTTAGTGTTGCCAATACCGCTTTAAGTGAAGGTAATATGAAAGACGTTTTAAAAAGTACGCCTAGCGTTTTAATTCTAGATAATAGCTTAACCGTCAGAAATGCGAAACCTACTGTTTATATTAACGATCGAAAAATACACTTAACAGATGCTGAATTATTACAGTTATTAGAAGGTACACCAGCAAATTCTATTAAATCCATTGAAGTTATTACCAATCCATCAGCAAAATATGATGCCGAATCGGGTGTGGTTTTAAATATTGTTATGACTAAAAGTTTAGCAACGGGTTATAATGGAACTGCCTTTGCAAACTATACTCAAGGTACTTATGCGAGATACAATGCTGGAATTTCTAATTTTTATAAAACCGATAAAATAAACGTCTTTGCAAGCTATAGTTATACGGATTCTAAAATTGCACGTGTAAGTAATGAGCGCGTTAATTTTAGAGATAATACAGGTGTTTACCAGCGCTGGTATTCCGATGTGGACCGAACAACATGGTCTCAAACACACACTGTAAATACGAATTTCGATTATTTTATAAACGAAAAAAATACCATAAGCTTTTCTGCTAATTTACTGTATTTACCAGAATTTGAATACATCACGAAAGGACATACAGATGTGTTGGATCCCGCTTATAATCGTCTTTATAATTTTGACACTGAAAATGATTCCGATGATGATAAGTATAACTTCGGATTCGATTTAGATTATGATTTGGAGTTTGATAATGGTAGTAGTTTATCCTTAAATACACATTTTACAGCCTATGATTACCATCGTGATCAACGTGTTCAAAGTCTCTATAAAGAAGTAAATAACAATTTTGATTATCGGAATTTATTTAACACCACATCCGATCAGAATACCTTGATAAATACCGTTCAAGCGGATTATAGTTTACCAATAAATGAAACAACATCATTTGATGTTGGTGCCAAAGCATCTTTTGTAAATACGGATAGCCAATTAAACCAATTAAACCTTCAAGGCTCTAGTTTTGTTTCTGATGTTACCAATACTAATGCGTTTGAATACAATGAAAGCGTACTAGCAGCCTATGCTAGTTTTGATAAAAGCTGGGACAAGTTGAGTCTAAGTTTTGGTTTACGTGTGGAACAAACAGATACCGAAGGAAAATCTATTGTGACTAATAGCACGATGTCTCAAGATTATTTTGAATGGTTTCCAACCGCCAATATTAGCTACCAAGCTTCTGAAAAAATAAGTGTGTACTCCAATTACAACCGTAGTATTTCAAGGCCAGATTTTCAATCTTTAAATCCGTTTAAGTTTTTTCTAAACGACAATACCATAGTCACTGGAAATCCTAATTTACAACCAGCCATTACCGATCATTTTGTAATAGGCGCTTCTTTAAACGACAGTTTTTTTGTAGAAGCCTATTATAAAGATATTGATGCAAATTCCATGGAATTACCACTTCAAGATAACGTAAATAACTTATTGATTTATACACCTACCAACTTGGCAGGAACCAGAGAATATGGTTTTGATTTTGTAGGTATTTTTGATATTACAGATCGTTGGAACGTGTATGCTGTAACCTCATTTTATAATATGCGGGAAGAAATAACTATTAATAACGAAGCGCTAGAAATGGATAGATGGTCCAACTATTCCGTGTTGAGTAACTCCTTAACATTTTTAGAAGACAACAGTCTGTCTGCTAATTTTTCGTTGGTTTATGTTAGTAAAAACCAACAAGGATTCCAGACTATAGAATCTCTGCTGTTTTCAGATTTAGTCATTAAAAAAACCATTTTAAATAATAGAGGTTCTTTGGCATTAACGTTTTCTGATTTATTTAATACGCAAAACTACACCATTACAAGTCGCTATTTAAATCAAGATAATTCACGAAACTTAAATCAAGACAATAGGTATGTAAAATTAGGGTTTACTTACAAATTTGGTAATACGGGATTAAGTACCAACCAACGGACTAAAGAACGCGAAGAACGTGATAGGTTGGAGAAAGGTGAGTAAGTTAATTCTATTCCCAATAGATAATCCTTCTAGTCTTGCCATTCTGCAATATGGTATCGAAATAAAACTATTTCAGAACAGCAATCCTTCTAGCCTTGCCATTCTGCAACAAACAAATTCGTATCATCCTAGGTGTATTTCAGAATCGAAATCCTGTTAGTCTTGCCATTCTGCAATAAACAAATTCGTATCATCCTAGGTGTATTTCAGAATCGCAATCCTTCTAGTCTTGCCATTCCGCAATAAACAAGTTGGTATCGCGTCCACTTCCATTATTTCTATTAGAGGAGAAAATAAGTTTCTTCCCATCATTAGAAAAAACAGGAAAGGCATCAAAGGTTTCACTATGTGTTACACGTTCTAAATTCTTCCCATCAATATCAATTAAATACAAGTTAAACGGAAAACCACGAGGAGATTCAAAGTTAGACGAAAACAAAATTTTCTCACCACTTGGATGAAAAAACGGACTCCAATTAGCATTTCCTAAATCGGTTAGTTGGCGTAAATCGCTACCATCTGCATTACAGATATATAATTCCATTTCGGTTGGTTGTACCAAACCTTCGGCTAATAAATCTTTGTATTCTTTGATTTCTTCATCCGTTTTTGGTCTAGAGGAACGGAAAATAAGTTTAGTGCCATCTGGAGAGAAAAAGGCACCGCCATCATAACCCAATTCAAACGTAATTTGCTTCACATCACTTCCATCAATATTCATGGTGTATAATTCTAAATCACCACTTCTGTCAGATGTAAACACAATTTTATCACCTTTTGGCGAAACCGTAGGTTCGGCATCATAGCCTTTTTCATTGGTTAATTGTGCGGTTATATTACCTTCTAAATCGGCTAAAAAAATATCATAAGTATCATAAATTGGCCAAATATACTTGCCGTTTTTACGTAATGGTGTATCTGGACAATCATCGGCACCTAAATGTGTGGATGCGTAAATAATATGCTTGTTATCTGGTAAAAAATACGCACATGTTGTACGCCCTTTTCCCGTGCTTACCATAGGTGGTATGTTATCCTTAAAAGTTTCATCCACGTTCATTAAAAACATCTGATCGCATTTTACATCCCAAGCTGTATTATTGGATTGAAATACCAATTGCTTATCATCAAAACTCCAATAGGCTTCGGCATTATCGCCACCAAAAGTTATTTGTTTTAAACTTTTAAAATGGGTTTCTTCAGGATATATTAAGGTGTCAGCCCATTTCGTTGCACCAGATTCGGCATCAGGATTTTCACCCTTATCGGATTTGCAAGAAACAGTTAATACAATGGTTAATAAGCAGAAATAGAAAAATGGTTTCATCATGTGTTCTTATAAAAAAGTGGCAATTATTACGTAATTTCGCCAAAAATAACATTATTAATATGAAGAAAATAGCGTTACTCGTTCTTTTTATATCGTTACTAGGTTGTAAAAAGCACTATACTCCTGAAAATAAAATCAAAGAAGACGTCACTTTTTTAGCCGATGATAAATTAGAAGGTCGCGAAACGGGCACCAAAGGTGAACAGGAAGCGGCTGCATATATTGTGAAGCGTTTTGAAGAAATGGGTATTACTGGAAAAGGAACCAATAATTATTATCAGACCTTTACCTTCAAGCCAAAGAATGATCCACACGGTGAAGTTTCTTACACGGAAAACAGCCAAGACAGTACCATTACCGGAACCAACGTTTTAGGCTATATTGATAATCAAGCCGAAAACACCATCATTATTGGTGCGCACTATGATCATTTAGGTTATGGCGCTCAAGGTTCACTACATAAAGGTGAAAGAGCCATTCATAATGGTGCTGATGATAATGCCAGTGGTGTGGCTGTTATGTTGGATTTGGCAGGGAAATTAAAAGGTGTTAATAAAGCAAATAACTATTTGTTTATGGCGTTTTCAGGTGAAGAAATGGGCTTATTAGGTTCTAATTATTTCGCCAAAAACCCGACAATAGATAGTAAAGCAGTGAGCTATATGATTAATATGGATATGGTTGGTCGTTTAAAGCCAGATAGCACATTAGCGGTTTATGGGACAGGAACGTCACCTATTTTCAAGCAAGTTTTAAGTTCACATAATGATAAGTTTAAATTAATTGAAAATGAATCTGGTGTTGGCCCAAGCGATCATACCTCGTTTTATTTAATTGATATTCCCGTTTTACATTTTTTCACAGGTCAGCACGAAGATTATCACAAACCTGGCGATGATTCTGAAAAGTTGAATTACGAAGGCATGGAGACCATTTCCAATTATATCTTTGATGTAATTACCGATTTAAACGACAATGGTAAATTAGCGTTTAGAAAAACCAAAAATGAAAGCGAAGAAACACCACGATTTAAAGTCGGTTTAGGTGTTGTTCCAGATTATTTATATGATGGTGAAGGCATGCGTATTGATGGTGTAAGCGAAGATAAACCAGCGCAAAAAGCCGGTTTACAAAAAGGGGATGTGGTCATTAAATTAGGCGATAGTACGGTAACAAACATGATGAGTTATATGCGTGCTTTATCAGTTTTTGATTCTGGCGATAGCACAAAAGTAACCGTAAAAAGAGATGGAAAACCATTAGAAGTGAATTTAAACTTTTAAGCTACTAGATGCAATTCAACAAACAGGAATTTATAGCAAAAATACACCTACTTATATCCGTGTCTATTGTTGTTCCTGTATCCATTATTTATGGATTTAACCCAGAATTGCAGTTTGATATTCATTTAAACACCATTGACGAGCATAATTTTTTTAAAGCCATTATGGGACTTTATTTAGGGTTTTCGGCCTTGTGGATTTTAGGCGTTTTTAAATCGGAGTATTTAAAAATAGCACTTGTTTCCAATTGTATTTTTATGTTGGGTTTAGGCTTTGGTCGTTTAATGAGTTATTTTTTAGATGGTATGCCAACATTTGGCTATCAATTTGGAACCATTGCCGAATTATTCCTCGGATGTTATGGCTTATGGGTTTTGAGAAATCATAACTGCAACAATTATATTGATAATTATAAAAAGGCGTAATTTTGCCTAAAATTATAAACACTTGGTAAAAATAGGTAACATAGAACTTCCAGACTTCCCACTGCTTTTAGCACCAATGGAAGATGTCAGCGATCCACCATTTCGCGCTTTATGTAAAGAGCAAGGTGCTGATGTGGTGTATACGGAATTTATTTCTAGTGAAGGCTTAATTCGTGATGCTGCAAAAAGTATCATGAAATTAGATATTTACGAAAAGGAACGTCCTGTTGGGATTCAAATATTTGGAGCCAATTTGGAAAGTATGTTGCAGACCATTGATATTGTTGAAAAATCGAATCCCGATATCATTGATATTAATTTTGGGTGTCCCGTGAAAAAAGTGGTGAGTAAAGGAGCAGGCGCTGGTATTTTAAAAGATGTTTGCCTCATGGAACAACTCACTGCCGAAATGGTGAAACGCACCAATTTACCTGTTACTGTAAAAACCCGTTTGGGTTGGGATCATGATTCTATTCGTATTTTAGAAGTTGCAGAACGCTTGCAAGATGTGGGTTGTGCTGCCATATCTATTCATGGCCGGACACGTGCACAAATGTATAAAGGTCATGCCGATTGGACGCCAATTGCTGCCGTGAAAAATAATCCGCGTATGCACATTCCTGTTTTTGGAAATGGCGATGTAGATACACCGGAACGTGCCATGGAAATGCGTGATGTTTATGGTTTAGATGGCTGTATGATAGGTCGTGCAACCATAGGAAACCCTTGGTTTTTTAAGCAGGTGAAGCACTTTTTTAATACAGGCGAACATTTGGCACCAATTTCATTGGAAGAACGTGTAGATGCCGCCAGACGTCATTTACAAATGGCTATTGATTGGAAAGGTGAAAAATTAGGTGTTTTTGAAACCAGACGTCACTATACCAACTATTTTAAAGGCATTCCAAATTTTAAAGAATACCGTATGAAAATGGTAACTAGTGATGATGCTGTGGATGTTTTCGCTGCTTTTGATGCCGTTTTAGATACGTTTTCAGGCTACGAATTTGCTCAATAACATAGTATTCTAAAGGTTCTGTTTAATAGTATTCTCATTTAGGATTCAAATGGTTAAAAATATATGATTTGTTTTAAGCTTCCTAAACATGGCCTATCGAAGATTTATCGTAAAATTTAAAAATGAAATCGAAGATTCACGAATACCAAAAAATAAAATATTAATGGATGAGTAAATGCCGGGAAATTTTAGGCTGTTTGAGCTAGCCTAATTTTTAAATTAATCAAGATTTTTCAAGCGAGTTCCTAAAATTTAGGCATCGAATGAAAAATTTAGATAAAGGTTCGTAAGCCTAGATTTTTTTGGTTCGTTTTTTCATCAATGGAAAAAGTGAATATGTTAATTATTTAGTCCAAGATTGATTTGTAAAAACAATGCGAATCATGCCTTAATTCTTTTTAATAAAATCAATAACTAATCAAATTTTTAGTAATCCGAACGGAAGCGACTTTAGAAGCCAGAATACCCAAAACCGAAATAGTAATAAACACAATCAGAAAATTTTCCCATTTTAATCCCATAGGATAGGGTAGTGATGGTGTAATTTTAACCAAACCAAAACTGATTTGAGCTTGGACAATTAAATAGCCAACCAACAAACCAATTAAACCGCCTAGAACCGTCATTAAGGAACCTTGTAAAAAGAAAATTCGTCGAATATCCTTTACGGTTGCTCCCATATGATAAAGCGTGTGTAGCGTTTTCTTTTTGTCCAGAATCATCATGATAATGGTTCCTACCACATTAAATAAAGCAATAATTAGAATAAGTGTGAAGATGAGGTAAACAGCCAAATACTCTGTGTTTAGCATTTTATAAAGTGCATCATTTAACTGTTCGGTATTTTTTAAAATTACTTTCTCGCCTAAAGTAGTTGAAATAGCCTCGCGAGCATTGGCTTCGCTGATGCCTTCACGTATTTTAAATTCTAAAGCAGTGATTTGATTGTCATCATAATTCAATAAATAACGCGCCATATCAATAGGTGCATAAATGTATTTATCATTAGTCGTTTCGTTAATATCAAAAATACCAACATTAATGGCTTTTACGGATGTGAAAGCTTGTTTGACATCGGTTACTTGGCCTTTACCTGGTTTTGGAATGTATAGTTCAACTGATTTCCCATAATCCATAACACCAATATTAAGTCTATTGGCAATTCCCCAACCGGTTACTATTTGGTTTGATTTTTCAGAAAACCAACTCCCAAGTGGTACCACAGAATCGATTGCATTAACCGATTCAAAATGTTCATCAACACCTTTTATATAAGCATTTGGGTAGTTCCGGTCTTCAAATGTGATAAAAACACGTTCTTCAACAATTTGAGAAAAGGATACAATATCCGGATGGTTTTGAAGTGTACTTAATTCTTCCGAAGAAATTTTAAAGGATTTTCCAACAGCCGCTTCTGCTTTTAAATCGGGATCTATTAAGGAGGTAAATTGGAGCGTAAAATCTTTAAGTCCGGCAAAGCCAGAAAGGACAATAAATAAAGATAACGCACCTAGAATAACACTAATAGCGGCAATTCCTGTAATAAAATTAATAGCATTATTACTGCTTTTAGAAAGCAAATATCGTTTCGCTATGTAGAGTGAAAAATTCATATATTACAGGATCTACAGGCGTTTTTCAATATAAGCTGGCCGTTTTTTTAAAGCTGATTTAAAACTGATTATGATTTTTTACGATTATCTAAAAGATTGGGATCTTTAATAGGATTTTCCGTTCTTTTTAATGATTTTTCAATCCCATCAATATACTCCAATGAATCGTCTACAAAAAATTCCAATTGTGGCATACGTCGTAATTGATGTCTAGTTCGTTGGGCTAATTCATGCTTTATAAGTGGTGCGTTAGAACGGATTCCAACTAATAATTCTTTAGCTTTAGCATTCGGGAAAATACTTAAATATACTTTAGCAACTGATAAATCTACAGTTACTTTAACCTTCGAAACCGAGATTAATACACCTCGCATACCACCTTCACTAGCAGCCTTTTGAAGGATTTCAACTAGGTCGCGCTGTAAAACCGATCCTATCTTTTTTTGTCTTTGACTTTCTTCCATA
Above is a window of Bizionia sp. M204 DNA encoding:
- a CDS encoding TonB-dependent receptor domain-containing protein, which gives rise to MMNNKLFFTLIIFTLYSSFSAFSQNFSVSGKLIDLQKQPIAYANILLLSSQDSTAVKGTTTLDDGSFIIENVSTENYTLKISFVGFKDVLLPIQVINTDLVIQNITLEEAAEALNEVSILAKKPTLKKEVDRLVFSVANTALSEGNMKDVLKSTPSVLILDNSLTVRNAKPTVYINDRKIHLTDAELLQLLEGTPANSIKSIEVITNPSAKYDAESGVVLNIVMTKSLATGYNGTAFANYTQGTYARYNAGISNFYKTDKINVFASYSYTDSKIARVSNERVNFRDNTGVYQRWYSDVDRTTWSQTHTVNTNFDYFINEKNTISFSANLLYLPEFEYITKGHTDVLDPAYNRLYNFDTENDSDDDKYNFGFDLDYDLEFDNGSSLSLNTHFTAYDYHRDQRVQSLYKEVNNNFDYRNLFNTTSDQNTLINTVQADYSLPINETTSFDVGAKASFVNTDSQLNQLNLQGSSFVSDVTNTNAFEYNESVLAAYASFDKSWDKLSLSFGLRVEQTDTEGKSIVTNSTMSQDYFEWFPTANISYQASEKISVYSNYNRSISRPDFQSLNPFKFFLNDNTIVTGNPNLQPAITDHFVIGASLNDSFFVEAYYKDIDANSMELPLQDNVNNLLIYTPTNLAGTREYGFDFVGIFDITDRWNVYAVTSFYNMREEITINNEALEMDRWSNYSVLSNSLTFLEDNSLSANFSLVYVSKNQQGFQTIESLLFSDLVIKKTILNNRGSLALTFSDLFNTQNYTITSRYLNQDNSRNLNQDNRYVKLGFTYKFGNTGLSTNQRTKEREERDRLEKGE
- a CDS encoding M28 family peptidase; the encoded protein is MKKIALLVLFISLLGCKKHYTPENKIKEDVTFLADDKLEGRETGTKGEQEAAAYIVKRFEEMGITGKGTNNYYQTFTFKPKNDPHGEVSYTENSQDSTITGTNVLGYIDNQAENTIIIGAHYDHLGYGAQGSLHKGERAIHNGADDNASGVAVMLDLAGKLKGVNKANNYLFMAFSGEEMGLLGSNYFAKNPTIDSKAVSYMINMDMVGRLKPDSTLAVYGTGTSPIFKQVLSSHNDKFKLIENESGVGPSDHTSFYLIDIPVLHFFTGQHEDYHKPGDDSEKLNYEGMETISNYIFDVITDLNDNGKLAFRKTKNESEETPRFKVGLGVVPDYLYDGEGMRIDGVSEDKPAQKAGLQKGDVVIKLGDSTVTNMMSYMRALSVFDSGDSTKVTVKRDGKPLEVNLNF
- a CDS encoding DUF4345 domain-containing protein, encoding MQFNKQEFIAKIHLLISVSIVVPVSIIYGFNPELQFDIHLNTIDEHNFFKAIMGLYLGFSALWILGVFKSEYLKIALVSNCIFMLGLGFGRLMSYFLDGMPTFGYQFGTIAELFLGCYGLWVLRNHNCNNYIDNYKKA
- the dusB gene encoding tRNA dihydrouridine synthase DusB; the protein is MVKIGNIELPDFPLLLAPMEDVSDPPFRALCKEQGADVVYTEFISSEGLIRDAAKSIMKLDIYEKERPVGIQIFGANLESMLQTIDIVEKSNPDIIDINFGCPVKKVVSKGAGAGILKDVCLMEQLTAEMVKRTNLPVTVKTRLGWDHDSIRILEVAERLQDVGCAAISIHGRTRAQMYKGHADWTPIAAVKNNPRMHIPVFGNGDVDTPERAMEMRDVYGLDGCMIGRATIGNPWFFKQVKHFFNTGEHLAPISLEERVDAARRHLQMAIDWKGEKLGVFETRRHYTNYFKGIPNFKEYRMKMVTSDDAVDVFAAFDAVLDTFSGYEFAQ
- a CDS encoding ABC transporter permease, encoding MNFSLYIAKRYLLSKSSNNAINFITGIAAISVILGALSLFIVLSGFAGLKDFTLQFTSLIDPDLKAEAAVGKSFKISSEELSTLQNHPDIVSFSQIVEERVFITFEDRNYPNAYIKGVDEHFESVNAIDSVVPLGSWFSEKSNQIVTGWGIANRLNIGVMDYGKSVELYIPKPGKGQVTDVKQAFTSVKAINVGIFDINETTNDKYIYAPIDMARYLLNYDDNQITALEFKIREGISEANAREAISTTLGEKVILKNTEQLNDALYKMLNTEYLAVYLIFTLILIIALFNVVGTIIMMILDKKKTLHTLYHMGATVKDIRRIFFLQGSLMTVLGGLIGLLVGYLIVQAQISFGLVKITPSLPYPMGLKWENFLIVFITISVLGILASKVASVRITKNLISY
- the rbfA gene encoding 30S ribosome-binding factor RbfA: MEESQRQKKIGSVLQRDLVEILQKAASEGGMRGVLISVSKVKVTVDLSVAKVYLSIFPNAKAKELLVGIRSNAPLIKHELAQRTRHQLRRMPQLEFFVDDSLEYIDGIEKSLKRTENPIKDPNLLDNRKKS